Proteins from a genomic interval of Flammeovirgaceae bacterium SG7u.111:
- the sucD gene encoding succinate--CoA ligase subunit alpha: MSVLVNKNSKVIVQGFTGSEGSFHASQMIEYGTTVVGGVTPGKGGQEHLGLPVFDTVVEAVKKTSADVSIIFVPPAFAADAIMEAADAGIELIIAITEGIPIKDMIKVKSYLEDKDSRLIGPNCPGVITPGEAKIGIMPGFIHNPGTIGIVSRSGTLTYEAVDQITKAGLGQSTCIGIGGDPIIGTTTKDAVQLLMEDPTTEGIIMIGEIGGQMEAEAAQWIKENGSKPVVGFIAGQTAPPGRRMGHAGAIIGGAEDTAEAKMKIMAECGLFVVESPANIGETMARALEESKAKTV, encoded by the coding sequence ATGAGCGTTTTAGTAAATAAAAATTCTAAAGTTATAGTTCAGGGTTTCACCGGATCCGAAGGTTCTTTTCACGCATCGCAAATGATTGAGTACGGCACCACCGTGGTTGGTGGTGTTACTCCTGGCAAAGGCGGTCAAGAGCATTTAGGCTTACCTGTTTTCGATACCGTAGTTGAAGCCGTTAAAAAAACAAGCGCCGATGTTTCTATCATTTTTGTTCCACCTGCATTTGCAGCGGATGCAATTATGGAAGCAGCAGATGCAGGCATCGAGTTAATAATCGCTATTACGGAGGGTATTCCGATCAAAGATATGATCAAAGTAAAATCGTATCTTGAAGACAAAGACTCTCGCTTGATCGGACCTAACTGTCCAGGTGTAATCACTCCAGGTGAAGCTAAAATTGGTATTATGCCAGGCTTTATTCACAACCCAGGTACTATTGGTATTGTTTCTCGCTCTGGTACGCTTACCTACGAAGCAGTAGACCAGATTACCAAAGCTGGTTTGGGACAGTCTACTTGTATTGGCATTGGTGGTGACCCAATTATTGGTACTACTACAAAAGATGCTGTTCAGCTTTTGATGGAAGACCCAACTACCGAGGGTATCATCATGATAGGCGAGATTGGTGGACAGATGGAAGCGGAAGCTGCCCAGTGGATCAAAGAAAACGGAAGCAAACCTGTTGTTGGTTTTATTGCTGGTCAAACAGCGCCTCCAGGCCGTAGAATGGGTCATGCAGGAGCAATCATTGGTGGAGCTGAAGATACTGCTGAAGCTAAAATGAAAATTATGGCTGAATGTGGGTTGTTTGTAGTAGAATCTCCTGCCAACATAGGTGAAACTATGGCAAGAGCATTGGAAGAATCCAAAGCAAAAACTGTTTAG
- a CDS encoding ArsA family ATPase yields MRIILFTGKGGVGKTTIAAATAHRAAKAGYKTLIISTDPAHSLSDALDVELGPEPTFVNENLEGQELDVYYSMKKYWGNMRQLMLQVLRWQGMENMLAEEMAVLPGMEEASAFLWLEKFYEEDEYDLIVIDSAPTGETLTLLTLPQVSKWWVSKAFPFQKTTVKTVGSIIRNVTGVPVDRGYMELENIFDKLEKIQKVFADPEVSSIRLVANPERMVVQEAKRAFTYLQLYGYNVDAVVVNKVLPQEEIPTAFSKYLVSQEKYLMEIENSFSPLPIFKVEHAGEEVFGEKLLTNIGEQIYGKNDPTKVYFSEKPFQITELKNAFEVKVKLPLVKNTDFKVRKSGDELIIQLQNQRKNIFLPRFTHFYEMGSCTYDNPWLTVRLEASEER; encoded by the coding sequence ATGCGAATCATACTTTTTACGGGGAAAGGAGGAGTAGGCAAAACTACTATAGCCGCCGCTACTGCTCACCGTGCTGCCAAAGCCGGATACAAAACGCTCATTATCTCTACCGACCCCGCCCACAGCCTTTCCGACGCCCTAGATGTAGAACTCGGTCCCGAACCTACTTTTGTAAACGAAAACCTCGAGGGACAGGAGCTAGACGTATATTATTCGATGAAAAAATATTGGGGCAACATGCGGCAACTCATGCTCCAAGTTTTGCGCTGGCAAGGAATGGAAAACATGTTGGCAGAAGAAATGGCGGTGCTCCCCGGTATGGAAGAAGCGTCGGCTTTTTTATGGTTGGAAAAATTTTATGAAGAGGATGAATACGATCTGATAGTGATAGACAGTGCCCCTACAGGCGAAACCCTCACGCTTTTGACCTTGCCCCAAGTGAGTAAATGGTGGGTAAGCAAGGCATTCCCTTTCCAGAAAACTACGGTAAAAACAGTTGGGTCCATCATCAGAAATGTAACAGGCGTACCAGTAGACCGTGGCTACATGGAGCTGGAAAATATATTTGATAAGCTGGAAAAAATCCAAAAGGTCTTTGCCGATCCCGAAGTCAGTTCTATCCGTTTGGTGGCTAACCCTGAGCGAATGGTGGTGCAAGAAGCCAAGCGGGCGTTTACCTATCTTCAGCTCTATGGCTATAATGTAGATGCGGTGGTGGTGAACAAAGTTTTGCCTCAAGAAGAAATCCCTACTGCATTTTCCAAATACCTTGTTTCCCAAGAAAAATACCTGATGGAAATAGAAAACAGTTTTTCTCCATTGCCTATTTTTAAAGTAGAGCATGCTGGCGAAGAGGTATTTGGTGAAAAGCTGTTGACAAACATAGGTGAACAGATCTACGGGAAAAATGACCCTACAAAAGTGTATTTTAGCGAAAAGCCTTTTCAAATAACCGAACTAAAAAATGCTTTTGAGGTGAAAGTAAAATTACCTTTGGTAAAAAATACAGATTTCAAAGTGAGAAAATCGGGTGATGAATTGATCATCCAGTTGCAAAACCAAAGAAAAAACATTTTTTTGCCTCGGTTTACGCACTTTTACGAAATGGGCTCTTGCACCTACGACAATCCTTGGCTCACAGTAAGACTTGAAGCCTCGGAAGAAAGATAA
- the lipA gene encoding lipoyl synthase, with product MIELPVIPQERKRKPDWLRVKLPVGKEYRNVRQLVDEYKLHTICESGNCPNMGECWGAGTATFMILGNVCTRGCSFCAVATGRPNEYDAEEPKRVGEAVKLMKVKHAVLTSVNRDELKDRGAAIWHDTVKEIKIQSPETTIETLIPDVRNNWDALITMINPGQEVVSHNMETVESLYRTVRPQGRYVRSLEQIKRTKDFGKRTKSGAMLGLGETDDEVFKLMDDLVQHGCDILTLGQYLQPTKMHIEVAEFIHPDKFAFFKEEGLKRGLKYVESGPLVRSSYHAEKHVNV from the coding sequence ATGATAGAATTACCAGTTATACCTCAAGAAAGAAAAAGGAAACCAGATTGGTTGAGAGTGAAATTGCCAGTGGGCAAAGAGTACAGAAATGTGCGCCAATTAGTAGATGAATATAAACTTCATACGATTTGCGAAAGCGGCAATTGCCCCAATATGGGCGAATGCTGGGGAGCAGGTACTGCCACGTTCATGATTTTGGGTAATGTATGTACCAGAGGTTGCTCTTTTTGTGCAGTAGCTACGGGTAGGCCAAACGAGTACGATGCGGAAGAACCAAAGAGAGTAGGCGAGGCCGTGAAGTTGATGAAAGTGAAACACGCCGTGCTTACTTCGGTAAACAGAGATGAGCTGAAAGACAGAGGAGCTGCCATTTGGCACGATACGGTAAAGGAAATTAAAATTCAAAGTCCAGAAACAACCATAGAAACGCTTATTCCTGATGTAAGGAACAACTGGGACGCACTTATCACGATGATAAACCCAGGGCAAGAGGTGGTTTCCCACAACATGGAAACTGTAGAAAGTCTTTACCGGACAGTAAGACCACAAGGCAGGTATGTACGCAGTTTGGAGCAGATAAAAAGAACAAAAGACTTTGGGAAAAGAACCAAGTCTGGTGCAATGCTCGGCTTAGGCGAAACTGATGATGAAGTGTTCAAACTAATGGATGATTTGGTGCAGCATGGTTGCGATATTTTGACTTTGGGTCAGTATCTCCAGCCTACCAAAATGCACATAGAAGTAGCAGAGTTTATTCACCCTGATAAGTTTGCTTTCTTCAAAGAAGAAGGACTCAAAAGAGGGTTGAAATATGTAGAATCAGGTCCGTTGGTAAGGTCATCGTACCATGCCGAAAAACATGTGAACGTATAA
- a CDS encoding MotA/TolQ/ExbB proton channel family protein → MDSETSQMIWDAAFGNAINLLIFVLAAVNAIVLTKAYTQIKQLKKDLFEGDAPLERFVRKRLGQEGDIENQLRSNFSKMEDSYNAATRWFHIFSSIISVFPLLGILGTILGIIPAVSDLGDITDSFSLALVSTLLGVSFAGIFKIFEGILSGDFTIISERITVLTSDVTKHIIEKEVQGLVTKKG, encoded by the coding sequence ATGGACTCGGAAACTAGTCAAATGATATGGGACGCCGCTTTTGGCAATGCGATAAACTTGCTGATTTTTGTATTGGCAGCGGTAAATGCCATTGTGCTCACCAAAGCTTATACCCAAATAAAACAACTGAAAAAAGATCTTTTTGAAGGAGATGCCCCGCTTGAACGATTTGTAAGAAAAAGGCTTGGGCAAGAAGGTGATATCGAGAATCAGCTTCGAAGCAACTTCAGCAAAATGGAAGACTCTTACAATGCAGCCACCCGCTGGTTCCATATTTTTTCCTCTATCATTTCCGTGTTTCCCCTGCTCGGGATTTTAGGGACAATTTTAGGTATCATCCCCGCCGTGTCAGACTTGGGCGACATCACCGATTCGTTCTCTTTAGCTCTTGTTTCTACTCTGCTAGGCGTGAGCTTTGCAGGGATTTTTAAGATCTTTGAAGGCATTCTTTCCGGAGATTTCACCATCATCTCCGAGCGAATTACCGTACTCACCAGCGATGTGACCAAGCATATTATTGAGAAGGAAGTACAAGGCTTAGTTACAAAAAAAGGGTAA
- a CDS encoding ElyC/SanA/YdcF family protein, with product MKTFASIIPVKKLISIFLICFAMLFAPLICCNLLVESYSEEFVFEQYDDLPQNRVGLVLGTSKYLRSGGINPYFHYRMKAAANLYHLGKVKSLLLSGDNGTIYYNEPIDMKKELVKLGVLAKDIYLDFAGFRTLDSVIRCNKVFGQSKFTIISQGFQNKRAVYISRKAGIDAVGFNAQDLTLSGGLKVKTRELFARVKLFIDLYVTETEPKFLGEKIVIN from the coding sequence ATGAAGACATTTGCCTCAATCATTCCGGTTAAAAAACTAATCAGTATCTTTTTGATTTGCTTTGCCATGTTGTTTGCTCCCTTGATTTGCTGTAATTTACTAGTGGAATCTTATTCCGAGGAGTTCGTGTTTGAACAATATGATGATTTGCCTCAGAATAGGGTTGGGTTGGTACTGGGCACGAGTAAATATTTGAGGTCTGGTGGGATAAATCCATATTTTCATTATAGAATGAAAGCGGCAGCAAATCTATATCATTTGGGCAAGGTCAAAAGCTTATTACTAAGTGGGGATAACGGTACTATTTATTACAATGAGCCTATTGATATGAAGAAAGAGCTAGTGAAGCTTGGAGTGCTTGCTAAAGATATTTATTTGGATTTTGCTGGCTTCAGAACCTTAGATTCGGTTATTCGCTGCAATAAAGTATTTGGGCAAAGCAAATTCACCATTATTTCGCAAGGCTTTCAAAATAAGCGAGCTGTGTATATTTCAAGAAAAGCCGGAATAGATGCAGTGGGGTTCAATGCGCAAGATTTAACGCTTTCTGGAGGTTTGAAAGTTAAAACAAGGGAGCTTTTTGCCCGGGTAAAATTGTTTATTGATCTTTATGTGACGGAAACAGAGCCAAAGTTTTTAGGTGAAAAAATAGTGATTAACTAG
- a CDS encoding sulfatase, with translation MKKTNLFTLVCLAISGIIASCSSPKAEEAPQKQVKEGAPNIVFIFADDLGYGDLGCFGASDIKTPNIDRIASDGIKFTEFYSASPICSPSRAGLLTGRMPQRMGINGVFFPESFTGMPLEEITTADMLKEVGYTTGIVGKWHLGHLEKFLPLQRGFDEYYGIPYSNDMESVVYLEGNEVDSFKVDQQYTTQTYTKKAVDFIDRNKAEPFFLYIAHSMPHVPIYASEKFLGTSERGLYGDVIQELDWSVGEVLKKLEAEGILENTLIVFSSDNGPWLVMEDHGGSAGELREGKQYTFEGGMRVPTVAMWKDKIPAGSVYDDMALQMDWFPTFANLCGGTVPTDRPIDGENISEVLLGKGKRKGDNYLYYDNALLECYRKGEWKVKLPFKGYSPQDWKKGVPAHDTLLVNLKNDPGERINLYEESPQKAIELLAEMEEARKALGELPPSLHIRSGSDRSHYKYLNAKHKNDGK, from the coding sequence ATGAAAAAAACCAACCTATTCACATTAGTTTGCCTCGCTATTTCAGGCATCATAGCCAGCTGTTCTTCACCCAAGGCTGAAGAGGCTCCGCAAAAACAAGTAAAAGAAGGTGCTCCAAATATCGTCTTTATCTTTGCCGATGACCTTGGCTATGGCGACTTGGGCTGCTTTGGCGCTTCCGATATCAAAACCCCCAACATAGATAGGATTGCTAGCGATGGCATCAAGTTCACCGAATTTTATTCTGCTTCGCCTATTTGCAGTCCTTCGAGGGCAGGCTTGCTCACTGGCAGAATGCCCCAGCGAATGGGCATCAACGGTGTTTTTTTTCCTGAAAGCTTTACAGGAATGCCTTTAGAAGAAATAACCACAGCGGATATGCTAAAAGAAGTAGGCTACACCACGGGCATAGTGGGCAAGTGGCACTTGGGGCATCTTGAGAAATTCCTACCGCTCCAGCGAGGTTTCGATGAATACTACGGAATTCCATACAGCAACGATATGGAAAGTGTAGTTTATTTGGAAGGCAATGAGGTAGATTCTTTTAAAGTTGACCAACAGTACACCACGCAGACTTACACAAAAAAAGCGGTTGATTTTATAGATAGGAATAAAGCTGAGCCTTTCTTTTTGTACATAGCCCATAGCATGCCACATGTTCCAATTTATGCTTCCGAAAAATTCTTGGGAACTTCTGAAAGAGGTTTGTACGGGGACGTAATCCAAGAGCTGGACTGGAGCGTAGGTGAAGTGCTTAAAAAGCTAGAAGCAGAAGGGATTCTTGAAAATACGCTCATCGTATTTTCGAGCGACAACGGCCCTTGGCTGGTGATGGAAGACCATGGCGGTTCGGCAGGCGAGCTGAGGGAAGGAAAGCAATATACTTTTGAAGGAGGAATGCGAGTGCCCACCGTGGCTATGTGGAAAGATAAAATTCCTGCTGGTTCGGTCTACGACGATATGGCCTTGCAAATGGATTGGTTTCCTACTTTTGCCAACCTCTGCGGCGGAACAGTCCCTACCGATAGGCCCATAGATGGGGAAAATATCAGTGAGGTTTTATTAGGAAAAGGTAAGCGGAAAGGCGATAACTATTTGTATTATGACAATGCTCTGCTAGAATGCTACCGCAAAGGTGAATGGAAAGTGAAGCTTCCTTTCAAAGGATATTCTCCACAAGATTGGAAAAAAGGAGTTCCTGCTCACGATACGCTTTTGGTCAACCTCAAAAACGATCCGGGGGAAAGAATTAATTTGTACGAGGAAAGTCCTCAAAAAGCAATTGAGCTACTTGCAGAAATGGAAGAGGCACGAAAAGCTCTGGGCGAACTTCCTCCCAGCTTACATATACGCAGTGGTTCTGATAGGAGTCACTATAAATATTTGAATGCGAAGCATAAAAACGATGGAAAGTAG
- a CDS encoding cytochrome b5 domain-containing protein, translating to MADKYPKYTVQQLALRNGNDRDEIWCAYQGVIYDVTDSRLWRNGKHYEHWAGQDLTEELGDAPHNENVFDKFEIVGILI from the coding sequence ATGGCAGATAAATACCCAAAGTATACAGTGCAGCAATTGGCATTGCGCAACGGGAATGACAGAGACGAAATATGGTGTGCCTACCAAGGGGTTATATATGATGTGACGGACTCTAGGTTATGGCGAAACGGAAAGCATTACGAACATTGGGCTGGGCAAGACCTCACCGAAGAACTTGGGGATGCTCCTCACAATGAGAATGTTTTCGATAAGTTTGAGATTGTAGGGATTTTAATTTAG
- a CDS encoding amidase, translating to MRNLTKLAFIGFWVMINSCSAPQQSVDDIAETEKVLGLSFTQAERDSLRDGVYEMKDAYKALREFELPNDVPPSINFNPIPTEFSISQNQETIDYGIPTDVALPENKETLAFYTVAQLASLIKSQKISSVELTTIYLDRLKKYGDSLQCVVTLTEDLAMQQAKRADEELANGTYRGPLHGIPYGLKDLLAVKGYKTTWGAMPYKDQLIDETATVAKKLENAGGVLVAKLTLGALAWGDVWFGGKTRNPWDLSQGSSGSSAGSASATSAGLVAFSIGTETLGSIVSPSTRCGVSGLRPSFGRVSRAGAMALSWSMDKIGPICRSAQDCALVFDAIRGSDGLDQTIVDAPFNFKANRDISTLKVGYFKEFFDADYSNKENDQASLEAVREMGIEPVEVKMPDGLPIGALRLILSAEAAAAFEELTLSDKDDLLVRQIKNAWPNVFREARLIPAVEYIQANRVRYLLVQKVNELFKDYDVIITPSFGGNQLLVTNLTGHPCVVVPNGFNEKGSPTSISFLGNLFDEATILAFVKAYQDATDHDEKYPPLFVVD from the coding sequence ATGAGAAATTTGACGAAACTAGCCTTTATAGGCTTTTGGGTGATGATCAATTCATGTTCAGCACCCCAGCAATCGGTGGATGATATAGCCGAAACAGAAAAAGTACTTGGCTTAAGCTTTACCCAAGCTGAACGAGATTCGCTGAGGGACGGTGTGTATGAAATGAAAGATGCTTACAAAGCCCTGCGGGAATTTGAACTTCCGAACGATGTACCTCCTTCTATCAATTTCAATCCCATTCCCACAGAATTTAGTATTTCCCAAAATCAGGAAACGATAGATTATGGAATCCCAACAGACGTAGCACTTCCAGAGAACAAGGAAACCTTAGCCTTTTATACCGTTGCTCAACTGGCTAGCCTTATCAAATCCCAAAAAATCTCTTCCGTTGAGCTGACGACAATTTACCTTGACCGTCTTAAAAAATATGGCGATTCCCTACAGTGCGTGGTAACTCTTACCGAAGATCTGGCCATGCAGCAAGCAAAAAGAGCAGATGAAGAATTGGCAAATGGTACTTACCGAGGCCCATTACACGGAATACCTTATGGGTTAAAAGATCTGTTGGCTGTAAAAGGCTATAAAACTACATGGGGAGCAATGCCCTACAAAGATCAGTTGATTGATGAAACAGCTACGGTTGCCAAGAAGCTAGAAAATGCTGGTGGGGTTTTAGTGGCAAAGCTTACACTTGGCGCACTTGCTTGGGGCGATGTTTGGTTTGGAGGAAAAACCCGAAATCCATGGGATCTATCTCAAGGTTCTAGCGGGTCTTCGGCTGGTTCTGCTTCAGCTACTTCTGCTGGGCTTGTTGCTTTTTCCATTGGTACGGAAACCCTGGGCTCAATAGTGTCTCCCTCTACTCGCTGCGGTGTTTCGGGTTTGCGACCAAGCTTTGGCAGGGTGAGCCGCGCTGGCGCTATGGCATTAAGCTGGAGCATGGATAAAATTGGGCCAATTTGTAGGTCGGCGCAAGATTGTGCCTTAGTGTTTGATGCAATTAGAGGTTCGGATGGGTTAGACCAAACCATAGTTGATGCCCCTTTCAACTTTAAAGCTAACAGAGATATTTCCACATTAAAAGTGGGCTATTTCAAAGAGTTTTTTGATGCCGATTATTCAAACAAAGAAAATGACCAAGCATCTTTAGAAGCAGTTAGAGAGATGGGAATAGAACCCGTTGAAGTAAAAATGCCCGATGGTTTGCCCATTGGTGCGCTTCGTTTGATTTTATCCGCTGAAGCTGCTGCCGCTTTTGAAGAACTTACTCTTAGCGATAAAGATGATCTATTGGTAAGGCAAATCAAAAATGCTTGGCCTAATGTTTTCCGTGAAGCAAGACTTATTCCTGCTGTGGAATATATCCAAGCGAATAGGGTTCGCTATTTACTGGTTCAAAAAGTGAATGAACTGTTCAAAGACTATGATGTGATCATCACTCCAAGCTTTGGTGGAAATCAGTTGTTAGTTACTAACCTCACAGGTCACCCTTGTGTGGTCGTGCCCAATGGCTTCAATGAAAAAGGAAGCCCAACGAGCATCAGCTTTTTGGGGAATCTGTTTGATGAAGCAACAATTTTAGCGTTTGTGAAAGCTTACCAAGATGCTACTGACCACGACGAGAAATATCCACCACTTTTTGTGGTAGATTGA
- a CDS encoding sigma-70 family RNA polymerase sigma factor produces the protein MKPTNRHLEEELKIIEKAKTNPAAFSDLYDRYYKDIFVFINRRTEDTELTADLVSQVFLKAMTNLNKYEFRGFPFSSWLYRVATNQVNEFFRKSNKQRTVYLEEHHVDNLMGEVEEHKDDKMHLLIKLLEQLNEDEVFLLELRFFEEKPFKEVAYILDITESNAKVKIYRILDKLRNIAKRNEA, from the coding sequence TTGAAGCCAACTAACCGCCATTTAGAGGAAGAGTTAAAGATTATTGAAAAAGCAAAAACAAATCCTGCTGCTTTTTCAGATCTGTATGATCGGTATTACAAAGATATTTTTGTGTTCATCAATCGAAGGACGGAAGACACAGAGCTCACTGCTGACCTCGTTTCCCAAGTTTTTTTGAAAGCGATGACCAACTTAAATAAGTACGAGTTCAGGGGCTTTCCATTCTCTTCTTGGCTTTATAGAGTGGCAACAAACCAAGTCAACGAGTTTTTTCGTAAATCAAATAAACAGCGTACAGTCTACCTAGAAGAACACCATGTGGATAACTTGATGGGCGAGGTAGAGGAGCATAAAGATGATAAAATGCACCTGCTCATCAAATTACTAGAACAACTAAATGAAGACGAAGTTTTTTTGTTAGAACTCAGATTTTTTGAAGAAAAACCTTTTAAAGAAGTGGCTTATATTCTCGATATTACCGAAAGCAACGCTAAAGTGAAAATTTATAGAATTTTAGATAAGCTGAGGAATATTGCAAAAAGAAATGAAGCCTAA
- a CDS encoding DUF2256 domain-containing protein — MESKKYKKGNLPTKTCSTCGKPFEWRKKWKSCWEDVKYCSEKCRRNKP, encoded by the coding sequence ATGGAAAGCAAAAAATATAAGAAGGGCAACTTACCTACCAAAACATGCTCTACCTGTGGCAAACCATTTGAATGGCGAAAGAAATGGAAAAGCTGCTGGGAAGATGTGAAATATTGCAGCGAAAAATGTAGGAGAAATAAACCTTAA
- the hflX gene encoding GTPase HflX, whose protein sequence is MKKEFEYTQKHDKPKAVLVAVKSQDQTEEKTMEYLDELAFLAKTLGVETKKVFVQKLERPDTRTFVGKGKLEEIVAFIKEHEIGMVIFDDDLSTAHVKNLDKELKDCLVIDRSLLILQIFMKRAQTAQARTQVELAQYQYMLPRLTNLWTHHSRQKGGIGMKGPGETELETDKRIIRDKISILKKKLEKIDKQSAVRRKSRDRQVRVALVGYTNVGKSTIMRALSKSDVFAENKLFATVDSTVRKIVMHNIPFLLTDTVGFIRKLPTTLIESFKSTLDEIVEADILLHVIDISHESFEEHMEVVNQTLQDIKAADKPTILVFNKIDLFQPKEYPPFEEETPPATIDELKESYLAKSQNAVFISATEKDNFNDLRERLFRKVSESYYEIYPNHKKYDYNQYWLEKPENE, encoded by the coding sequence GTGAAGAAGGAATTTGAATACACCCAAAAGCACGATAAGCCCAAAGCGGTACTTGTAGCGGTAAAAAGTCAAGATCAGACTGAGGAAAAAACAATGGAATACCTCGACGAACTTGCCTTTTTGGCGAAGACCTTGGGCGTGGAAACCAAAAAAGTTTTTGTCCAAAAGCTTGAAAGGCCCGATACCCGGACCTTTGTAGGAAAGGGAAAGCTGGAGGAGATTGTTGCTTTTATCAAAGAGCATGAAATAGGCATGGTCATTTTTGACGATGATTTATCAACAGCTCATGTTAAAAACTTGGATAAGGAGCTGAAGGATTGCCTTGTAATAGACCGAAGTTTGTTGATTCTCCAGATTTTTATGAAAAGGGCGCAAACAGCCCAAGCGAGAACCCAAGTAGAGTTAGCCCAATACCAATACATGTTGCCAAGGTTGACCAACCTTTGGACGCACCACTCCCGCCAGAAAGGGGGTATCGGTATGAAAGGTCCTGGTGAAACGGAACTTGAAACAGATAAAAGGATTATTCGGGATAAAATTTCGATCCTGAAGAAGAAGCTGGAGAAAATAGATAAGCAAAGCGCCGTAAGGAGAAAGTCGAGAGATAGGCAAGTTAGGGTTGCTTTGGTGGGCTATACCAATGTGGGCAAATCGACCATTATGCGGGCGCTTTCCAAATCGGATGTATTTGCCGAAAACAAGTTGTTTGCCACGGTAGATTCTACGGTAAGGAAAATTGTGATGCACAATATCCCCTTTTTGCTGACTGATACGGTCGGGTTTATCAGAAAACTGCCTACTACGCTTATCGAGAGTTTCAAATCTACGCTCGACGAGATAGTAGAAGCAGATATTTTGCTACATGTGATTGATATTTCCCACGAATCGTTTGAGGAGCACATGGAGGTGGTGAACCAAACGCTACAGGATATAAAAGCGGCTGATAAGCCAACCATTTTGGTCTTCAACAAGATTGATTTGTTCCAACCAAAGGAATATCCGCCATTTGAGGAAGAAACTCCTCCTGCTACTATAGATGAACTAAAAGAAAGTTATTTGGCAAAATCGCAAAATGCGGTGTTTATTTCTGCTACGGAGAAAGATAATTTTAATGATTTGAGGGAGCGATTATTCAGAAAGGTATCGGAATCGTATTACGAGATTTACCCAAACCACAAGAAATATGATTACAACCAATATTGGTTGGAAAAGCCTGAGAACGAATAA
- a CDS encoding lysylphosphatidylglycerol synthase transmembrane domain-containing protein has product MKKETIIKYGKFLVKIALTCVALYFVFQKIDFRETWSAITNIHLGYFALAVLAFNASKIISAFRLNLFYDYLKLWLRQGYNLKLYYLGMFYNLFLPGSIGGDGYKVYLLKQHFEVKTRQLISATLLDRLSGMLALGMLACLFTIFTEFPKYLPYIDYVAAFATLIAIPAFYFIVKYFFTLFKPVFFPTLHLSFWVQASQVICVIFLLKALGVETYYTEYLALFLLSSAVSVLPISIGGVGVRELVFYYGIGLLGEDVTQAIALSLLFFIITAFSSLVGFPFVFNLGKPVSRKENLTENSIANN; this is encoded by the coding sequence GTGAAAAAAGAAACCATCATAAAGTACGGGAAATTTCTAGTAAAAATCGCATTGACCTGCGTTGCGCTTTATTTTGTGTTCCAAAAAATTGATTTTAGGGAAACTTGGTCGGCTATCACAAACATACACCTTGGTTATTTTGCCTTAGCAGTACTTGCTTTTAATGCCTCAAAAATCATTTCCGCTTTTCGGCTCAATTTATTTTACGACTACCTCAAGCTCTGGCTAAGGCAGGGCTACAACCTAAAACTGTATTACTTAGGTATGTTTTATAACCTCTTTCTCCCTGGAAGCATTGGTGGGGACGGGTACAAGGTTTATCTGCTCAAGCAGCATTTTGAAGTAAAAACTAGGCAACTCATAAGTGCAACCTTGCTCGATAGGCTCAGCGGAATGCTTGCATTGGGCATGCTTGCTTGCCTTTTCACTATCTTTACCGAGTTTCCCAAATACCTTCCGTATATTGACTATGTCGCCGCTTTTGCTACACTGATTGCCATACCCGCTTTTTACTTCATTGTAAAGTACTTTTTCACTCTTTTCAAACCTGTTTTTTTTCCGACGCTGCATCTTTCTTTTTGGGTACAGGCTAGCCAAGTTATATGCGTGATTTTTCTGTTGAAAGCGCTAGGTGTAGAAACATATTACACCGAATACCTCGCATTATTTCTCTTATCGTCGGCAGTCTCGGTGCTGCCTATTTCTATAGGAGGAGTAGGTGTAAGGGAGTTGGTTTTCTATTATGGAATAGGGCTTTTGGGCGAAGACGTAACCCAAGCCATAGCACTCAGCTTATTATTTTTCATTATCACAGCTTTTTCTTCTTTAGTGGGCTTTCCTTTTGTTTTTAACCTTGGAAAACCTGTATCTAGAAAGGAAAATCTTACCGAAAATTCTATTGCTAATAATTAG